The Haloarchaeobius sp. HME9146 genome includes a region encoding these proteins:
- a CDS encoding ArsR family transcriptional regulator, with product MEERTGDVDAAEAAAALGALADEARIDILLALWQSDPLGFAALQEAAGFEDSGRFNYHLDKLVARFVTKTDDGYHLTPAGAKAVDLVLDERFGPTPAPIDEPAGANCPECGTELHATYEDGDLELGCPACETLVHYGYFPPRGRAARNADDFLDAYSQRLWRDFTLAHRGVCPHCSGRMQTTVDADPGWYIDYAATSSCEDCGSTVGSTIGLRLLSDPEVVSFLGDHGIYVDDRRFWTFDFCLDDAGVTVASTDPPRYVVPIDAGDETLAVTVDETATVVETARRRPRH from the coding sequence ATGGAAGAGCGCACCGGCGACGTGGACGCGGCGGAGGCAGCAGCCGCGCTGGGCGCGCTCGCGGACGAGGCACGCATCGACATCCTGCTCGCACTCTGGCAGTCCGACCCGCTTGGATTCGCCGCGCTCCAGGAGGCGGCAGGCTTCGAGGACAGCGGCCGGTTCAACTACCACCTCGACAAACTCGTGGCTCGATTCGTCACCAAGACCGACGACGGGTACCACCTCACCCCGGCCGGGGCCAAGGCGGTCGACCTGGTCCTCGACGAACGGTTCGGCCCGACTCCAGCCCCCATCGACGAACCGGCTGGCGCGAACTGCCCCGAATGCGGCACCGAGCTCCACGCGACCTACGAAGATGGCGACCTCGAACTCGGGTGCCCCGCGTGTGAGACCCTGGTCCACTACGGCTATTTCCCCCCGCGTGGCCGGGCAGCGCGTAACGCCGATGACTTCCTCGATGCATACTCCCAGCGACTCTGGCGCGACTTCACGCTCGCCCACCGCGGAGTCTGCCCACACTGTAGCGGCAGGATGCAGACGACGGTCGATGCGGACCCCGGCTGGTACATCGACTACGCGGCCACGAGCAGCTGCGAGGACTGCGGCAGCACCGTCGGCTCGACCATCGGACTCCGGTTGCTTTCGGACCCCGAAGTCGTCTCGTTCCTCGGTGACCACGGAATCTACGTCGACGACCGCCGGTTCTGGACGTTCGATTTCTGCCTCGACGATGCAGGGGTGACCGTCGCTTCGACCGACCCACCGCGGTACGTCGTCCCCATCGACGCTGGCGATGAGACGCTGGCGGTCACGGTCGACGAGACCGCAACCGTGGTCGAGACGGCGAGGCGGCGACCCAGACACTAA
- a CDS encoding AIR synthase family protein, with amino-acid sequence MSKLSPADLDRYIFSRTGAANEDLLVGPGYGEDAAAIATDEGTMVVSTDPISLAAERIGTLGVAIASNDVAACGGVPEWLVSTILLPDPDVDLIDDITAQLDDEASRLGISIVGGHTETVAGLARPLLSLTCMGPTDRYVPTSGAEPGDVVILTKGAGIEATAVLATDFRADLTERGVESETIDRATGFFDDISVLPEAAVLGSVATAMHDPTEGGVLNGLVELACASAVRLDVSRGDVPVRPETQTLCDAMAVDPLRVLGSGGMLASVPEAKAEQTLSALRAEGIEASIVATVDEPAAEDEIGVYADGERFTGGVRDDMYDLWD; translated from the coding sequence ATGAGCAAACTCTCGCCTGCGGACCTCGACCGCTACATCTTCTCGCGGACGGGCGCGGCCAACGAGGACCTGCTCGTCGGCCCCGGCTACGGGGAGGACGCAGCGGCCATCGCCACCGACGAGGGAACCATGGTCGTCAGCACCGACCCCATCTCGCTCGCGGCGGAACGCATCGGGACGCTCGGTGTCGCCATCGCGAGTAACGACGTCGCCGCCTGCGGTGGCGTTCCGGAATGGCTCGTGAGCACCATCCTCCTCCCGGACCCGGACGTCGACCTCATCGACGACATCACCGCCCAACTCGACGACGAGGCCAGCCGGCTGGGAATCTCCATCGTCGGTGGACACACGGAGACGGTTGCCGGGCTCGCCCGCCCGTTGCTCTCGTTGACCTGCATGGGCCCGACCGACCGGTACGTCCCGACCTCCGGGGCGGAGCCAGGGGACGTCGTGATACTCACCAAGGGTGCCGGTATCGAAGCGACTGCCGTCCTCGCGACGGACTTCCGCGCCGACCTCACCGAGCGCGGCGTCGAATCCGAAACCATCGACCGCGCGACAGGGTTCTTCGACGACATCAGCGTCCTCCCCGAAGCCGCGGTCCTCGGGTCGGTCGCGACGGCGATGCACGACCCGACCGAAGGCGGTGTGCTGAACGGACTGGTCGAACTCGCCTGCGCGTCGGCGGTCCGGCTCGACGTGTCGCGAGGGGACGTCCCGGTCCGGCCGGAGACGCAGACGCTGTGTGATGCGATGGCTGTCGACCCGCTCCGGGTGCTCGGCTCGGGTGGGATGCTCGCGAGCGTCCCCGAAGCGAAGGCCGAGCAAACGCTCTCGGCGCTGCGGGCGGAAGGAATCGAGGCGAGCATCGTCGCCACGGTCGACGAACCGGCAGCCGAGGACGAGATCGGCGTCTACGCCGACGGCGAGCGCTTCACCGGCGGCGTCCGTGACGACATGTACGACCTCTGGGACTGA
- a CDS encoding alanine--glyoxylate aminotransferase family protein has product MQMTPGPTAVPPRVRDRMSDPMPNPDVEQAFFDMYDDVCENLQTVYGTDDDDVIVMGGEGILGLEAAIASTVALGDEVLCISNGLYGDGFADFVENYGGDPTLVGADYTDPLDVEAVEAALDDGDYKVATMVHCETPTGTLNDIEPVLELCHEHDVLTVVDAVSSLGGTPVPSEHIDINLGASQKAFSSPPGLTTVAVSDRAWAVTEERDPNSLYTNLLPWRDTSDMFPYTHLVANVAALDESLSMLLDEGIDSVYERHETAAARCRERGAELGLDLYPDAERSAPTVTAFHLPGEAATVQHELEEEHDIVLSTGLGDLADDILRVGHMGYNAKVEKVEQVMDALEQVLTE; this is encoded by the coding sequence ATGCAGATGACACCCGGTCCGACGGCCGTTCCCCCGCGGGTTCGAGACCGCATGAGCGACCCGATGCCGAACCCCGACGTGGAGCAGGCCTTCTTCGACATGTACGACGACGTCTGCGAGAACCTCCAGACCGTCTACGGAACCGACGACGACGACGTGATCGTCATGGGTGGCGAGGGTATCCTCGGACTCGAAGCGGCCATCGCCTCGACGGTCGCCCTGGGCGACGAGGTGCTGTGCATCTCGAACGGGCTCTACGGCGACGGCTTCGCCGACTTCGTCGAGAACTACGGCGGGGACCCCACGCTCGTCGGGGCCGACTACACCGACCCCCTGGACGTCGAAGCCGTCGAGGCGGCCCTCGACGACGGTGATTACAAGGTCGCGACCATGGTCCACTGTGAGACCCCGACGGGCACGCTAAACGACATCGAGCCCGTCCTCGAACTGTGCCACGAACACGACGTGCTGACCGTGGTCGACGCCGTCTCCTCGCTCGGTGGGACGCCCGTCCCGAGCGAGCACATCGACATCAATCTCGGCGCGTCCCAGAAAGCGTTCAGTTCGCCACCGGGACTGACGACGGTCGCCGTCAGCGACCGCGCCTGGGCGGTCACAGAGGAGCGCGACCCGAACTCGCTCTACACCAACCTGCTCCCGTGGCGCGACACCAGCGACATGTTCCCCTACACCCACCTCGTCGCCAACGTCGCCGCGCTCGACGAATCGCTGTCGATGCTGCTGGACGAAGGTATCGATTCGGTGTACGAGCGCCACGAGACCGCGGCTGCCCGCTGCCGCGAACGCGGGGCAGAGCTCGGGCTCGACCTGTACCCCGATGCCGAGCGCAGCGCACCGACGGTGACGGCGTTCCACCTCCCCGGAGAGGCAGCGACCGTCCAGCACGAACTCGAGGAGGAGCACGACATCGTCCTCTCGACCGGACTCGGTGACCTTGCGGACGACATCCTCCGCGTCGGGCACATGGGCTACAACGCGAAGGTCGAGAAGGTCGAGCAGGTGATGGACGCGCTGGAGCAGGTTCTGACGGAGTAG
- a CDS encoding Gfo/Idh/MocA family protein encodes MTAPISTGIIGTGGFGTFFGEQLAEVEAASIAAIADVSEENRNRAGDQFGVPAKSRYEDYEEMLAEADIDAVVISTPHTLHYEMITAAMDAGLHVMCEKPLTTDLGHAKDLVRRADERDTILMVGYQRHLSPAFMLARDELAGSEPKFITAEITQNWLAATGGTWRHDPDLSGGGQLYDTGSHLVDAVLWTTGLVPDSVSAEMVYEDEAERVDIQAVLNVTFENGCVASLSVSGDSPRVSEHIRLWSDDGGVRIDGTDWDEREVSVVEPDGTEVSPSTEGVENRNRAEAFIDAIVHGETPPATARDALAVTAVTEAAYESARTGERVSVDLDISE; translated from the coding sequence ATGACAGCCCCAATCAGCACTGGCATCATCGGGACGGGTGGGTTCGGCACGTTCTTCGGCGAACAGTTGGCCGAGGTCGAGGCTGCGTCGATAGCCGCCATCGCCGACGTGAGCGAGGAGAACCGAAACCGGGCGGGCGACCAGTTCGGCGTCCCGGCCAAGTCGCGATACGAGGACTACGAGGAGATGCTCGCCGAGGCGGACATCGACGCCGTCGTCATTTCGACACCCCATACGCTCCACTACGAGATGATCACGGCCGCGATGGATGCGGGCCTCCACGTGATGTGCGAGAAGCCCCTGACCACCGACCTCGGTCACGCGAAAGACCTGGTCAGGCGCGCCGACGAGCGCGACACGATCCTCATGGTCGGCTACCAGCGCCACCTCAGTCCGGCGTTCATGCTGGCCAGAGACGAACTCGCTGGCAGCGAGCCGAAGTTCATCACCGCGGAGATCACCCAGAACTGGCTCGCGGCGACCGGCGGGACGTGGCGGCACGACCCCGACCTCAGCGGCGGTGGTCAGCTCTACGATACCGGGAGTCACCTCGTCGACGCCGTCCTCTGGACCACCGGCCTGGTCCCTGATTCGGTCTCGGCCGAGATGGTGTACGAGGACGAGGCCGAACGTGTCGATATCCAGGCCGTCCTCAATGTGACGTTCGAGAACGGGTGCGTCGCGAGCCTCTCCGTCTCCGGCGACTCACCGCGGGTAAGCGAACACATCCGTCTCTGGAGCGACGACGGCGGCGTCCGCATCGACGGGACCGACTGGGACGAACGTGAGGTCTCCGTCGTCGAACCGGACGGGACGGAGGTGTCCCCATCGACCGAGGGCGTCGAGAACCGCAACCGGGCGGAGGCGTTCATCGACGCCATCGTCCACGGCGAGACCCCACCGGCGACGGCCCGCGACGCGCTGGCGGTGACTGCGGTCACCGAGGCCGCCTACGAATCGGCACGAACTGGCGAGAGGGTCAGCGTCGACCTCGACATCTCCGAGTAG
- a CDS encoding PTS transporter subunit IIC, with translation MYDLSGRLVREAFSTLSLAPELLLQADGGVQLLEQVQSLFSAMGPALLMPVIVFLLGVVVGLPVLSAVRSGLLVGVAFVGIFALLDFVLGPIAQTVQALATVWNLNLVGLDIGWAPVSGFAWAMGVTALIIPLGLGVNLIMLALGWTRTLDADIWNYWQWALNAAIVYVITGSWVLGLLAAVVTEIVVLRLADWTAELGQAYFGIPGTSLPHAQSVLQAPFVFAIDRCLRALPVIGSLEVSPEAIEERIGVLGEPVLLGFLVGLFISLLAQQPPMDGFRTAVYVAGLLTILPEMVEFLVDGLDPVVEKASTRVNESDRFGGDTVVIGIDAGAIVFADTTAVVAGLLLIPYALGLAFIPGIVVMPLADLVVLPIFCMWAAAISRGNLVRTVIGGGIMTTIVTVASTVLAPYITEIGTATGGLQTVDTNGSELVSALSAGGHWWSLGLFSPLGLSAGVSEAVVLAGVGSVVLAYGCYRWTRHMPAQVAANFDTESSDGVERKTVVAPAETDD, from the coding sequence GTGTACGATTTGTCGGGCAGGCTGGTTCGCGAAGCGTTCTCGACGCTGTCGCTCGCCCCCGAGCTATTGCTGCAGGCAGACGGTGGCGTCCAGCTTCTGGAGCAGGTGCAGTCGCTGTTCTCGGCGATGGGTCCGGCGTTGCTCATGCCGGTCATCGTGTTCCTCCTCGGCGTCGTCGTGGGCTTGCCAGTTCTCAGCGCGGTTCGCTCCGGCCTGCTCGTCGGCGTCGCCTTCGTCGGTATCTTCGCGCTCCTGGACTTCGTCCTGGGACCGATTGCACAGACGGTCCAGGCACTCGCGACGGTCTGGAATCTGAACCTCGTCGGACTCGACATCGGCTGGGCACCGGTCTCCGGCTTCGCCTGGGCGATGGGCGTGACCGCGCTCATCATCCCGCTCGGGCTCGGCGTGAACCTCATCATGCTCGCGCTCGGCTGGACTCGAACCCTCGATGCGGACATCTGGAACTACTGGCAGTGGGCGCTCAACGCGGCCATCGTCTACGTCATCACCGGTAGCTGGGTGCTCGGACTCCTTGCTGCGGTCGTCACCGAAATCGTCGTCCTTCGGCTCGCCGACTGGACAGCCGAACTTGGACAAGCGTACTTCGGGATTCCGGGGACGAGCCTTCCCCACGCGCAGAGCGTCCTGCAGGCCCCGTTCGTCTTCGCCATCGACCGCTGTCTGCGGGCGCTCCCAGTCATCGGGTCGCTGGAGGTCAGCCCCGAGGCTATCGAGGAGCGAATCGGCGTCCTTGGAGAACCGGTCCTGCTCGGCTTCCTCGTCGGCCTGTTCATCAGTCTCCTCGCACAGCAGCCACCTATGGACGGCTTCCGAACCGCGGTTTACGTCGCTGGCTTGCTGACCATCCTCCCCGAGATGGTCGAGTTCCTCGTCGACGGCCTCGACCCCGTCGTCGAAAAGGCGTCCACCCGGGTCAACGAGAGCGACCGATTCGGTGGCGACACGGTCGTCATCGGCATCGACGCCGGAGCCATCGTGTTCGCCGACACGACCGCGGTCGTGGCCGGACTCTTGCTCATCCCTTATGCGCTGGGTCTCGCGTTCATCCCCGGTATCGTCGTCATGCCGCTGGCAGACCTGGTCGTCTTGCCGATATTCTGCATGTGGGCCGCCGCGATCAGCCGGGGGAACCTCGTCCGCACCGTCATCGGCGGCGGCATCATGACGACCATCGTGACGGTCGCGAGTACCGTCCTCGCGCCGTATATCACCGAGATCGGGACCGCGACTGGTGGTCTGCAGACGGTCGATACGAACGGTTCCGAACTCGTCTCCGCTCTCAGTGCTGGCGGCCACTGGTGGTCGCTCGGACTGTTCAGCCCGCTCGGACTCTCGGCTGGCGTCAGCGAAGCGGTCGTGCTTGCGGGCGTGGGCTCCGTCGTGCTCGCGTACGGGTGCTACCGGTGGACGAGACACATGCCCGCTCAGGTGGCCGCGAATTTCGATACGGAGTCCAGTGACGGGGTCGAACGGAAGACGGTGGTCGCACCTGCCGAAACCGACGATTGA